A window of Nicotiana tabacum cultivar K326 chromosome 24, ASM71507v2, whole genome shotgun sequence contains these coding sequences:
- the LOC107815822 gene encoding UDP-URONIC ACID TRANSPORTER 1-like, translated as MLSAQSEKQAFFIATLITFWYSSNIGVLLLNKLLLSNYGFKFPIFLTMCHMTACAVLSYVSIVFLKIAPFQRIKSRSQFFRIATLSIVFCGSVVGGNISLRYLPVSFNQAVGATTPFFTALFAYLITRKQEAWITYGCLVPVVTGVIIASGGEPSFHLYGFLMCIGATAARAFKSVLQGVLLSSEGEKLNSMNLLLYMSPIAVLVLLPATLVMEPNVIDVTTTLATEHRFLGLLILVNSAMAYGANLLNFLVTKHTSALTLQVLGNAKGAVAVVISILIFQNPVTFIGIAGYTMTVMGVVAYGESKRRHK; from the exons ATGTTGTCAGCACAATCAGAGAAACAGGCTTTTTTCATTGCCACACTTATAACCTTTTGGTATTCCTCAAACataggagtccttctccttaacAAATTATTGTTATCAAACTATGGATTTAAATTCCCAATTTTTCTAACAATGTGTCACATGACAGCTTGTGCTGTTCTTAGCTATGTATCCATTGTTTTCCTCAAGATTGCACCTTTTCAGAGGATTAAATCAAGATCCCAATTTTTCAGAATTGCTACTCTCAGTATTGTCTTTTGTGGGTCTGTTGTGGGTGGCAATATTTCTTTAAGGTATCTGCCTGTTTCGTTCAATCAGGCTGTTGGTGCCACAACCCCATTTTTCACTGCATTGTTTGCTTATTTGATCACTCGAAAGCAAGAAGCTTGGATCACTTATGGTTGCCTTGTTCCTGTTGTTACTGGGGTTATAATTGCTAGTGGG GGCGAGCCAAGCTTCCACCTTTATGGATTTCTAATGTGCATAGGTGCAACTGCTGCTAGAGCCTTTAAGTCTGTTCTTCAGGGTGTCCTTCTTTCTTCTGAAGG GGAAAAACTGAACTCAATGAATCTCCTGCTCTACATGTCACCCATTGCTGTTCTCGTGTTATTGCCTGCTACACTCGTTATGGAGCCCAACGTTATAGATGTCACTACGACACTCGCGACAGAACATAGGTTCCTTGGCTTACTTATTTTGGTTAATTCTGCAATGGCATATGGTGCCAACTTGTTGAACTTTTTGGTGACTAAGCATACCAGTGCATTGACACTCCAG GTCCTAGGCAATGCAAAAGGAGCAGTGGCTGTTGTTATCTCCATACTTATATTCCAAAATCCAGTAACTTTTATTGGAATCGCGGGCTATACAATGACAGTGATGGGAGTTGTTGCTTATGGAGAATCCAAAAGAAGGCACAAATGA